The following DNA comes from bacterium.
TCCATCAAGCCCGGTCGCGAAGACAGCCGGAGCCGGGTCGCCGCTCGCGACGACGTCGGAAAGCCCCGGTTCCTTCGGGCGCTTGAAAAATGTGTGGAGCGCCGGCTGGCGCATGTCGGCATCCACCAGGAGGACACGGGAGCCGGCTTGAGCAAGCACGGCGGCAAGGTTGACAGCGATGGTTGACTTGCCCTCGCTCGGTCCGGGCGAGGTCACGGCAATCGAGCGGATGGGGCGCTCGGCATTGGCAAAGCCGAGGCCGCTGCGCAGCATGCGGAACGTCTCGTTTCCGGAGGATTCGCTATCGGAGTGGGTAACGAGGTGAGAAGTCACGTCTTCACCGTGCCTACGTCGATGCCGACCGACGCGCGAGAGCCGCGGGATGCTGCCGACCACCGAATACCCCCGCTGCTCCAGCTCCCGCGGTCCATGTATCGAAGTATCAAGGTGCTCTGCCACCCATACCGAACCAAGAGCCAAGGCTAGGGCAAGCAGGACGCCGAGTGAGAGGCTGCTTCGGACGTTCGGTTGGGTCTGGAACGCGCCCTGCGCGCGGTCGATCGTCTTCACCGTCGGTGCCGTTCCGGCCTCCTGGATTCGTTCCTCCTCATAGCGCTCGGAAAGCAGCGAGTGGACTTTGCGTTCGGTCTCCACATCGCGGGACAGACGTGCCAGCTGTCGTTCGGTCTCCGGCAACCTTTCGAGGGAGGCGTCATAGCGTGAGAGTACGCTGGCTAAGGCCTGCTTGCGGGCTTTGGCCGCGGTCAGCCCGGCGCTGAGGGTCACGGCCGCCTCGAGCTGGGCGCTGAGCTGCCCCACCGGTCGGCCCGATTCCTGCTGATTCATGTATGTCCTCACTGCGCTTTTGAGCTGAGCGCGCGTGCTGTCAATCTGGCGGTCCAGATTACGGACCCGGTCAGAAGCCTGGCCGAAGCCGCTGATCATCAGGTTGGCCCGCTCGACCTCGAGCTGATTGATGCTGGCTTGCAGGCTAGCAACCAGCGGCGACGCTGCACCTCCCATCCGGTCCACCGTTCCTTGCCCGGCTTGGTTAATCTGCTCCTGCACCTGCGCGAGCTGGGTTTGATCTGCCTCTATCTCTGCGTCTGCCTGCTGGTAAGCGGCGGCGATCTCAGACTGGCGGGCAACGAGGTCTTGGGTTTCGGCGTCGAGGTTGGCCATACGATGCGATGTCTTGAACTGCTCCAGGCTTTGCTCGAAAGAATCCAGTCTAGGTACGGCCACCGCCAGTTGGTCTTGGATGAACTGTCGGGTCGCCGACACTTCAGCCCGGCTCTGCTCGAGGTCATACTGTTGATAGACGTCCAAGTAGGCGTTGGCGGCCGCGACGGCCGATGCTCTTGTCGGACCGCTCGCCACCAGTTCGATGACGTCGGTCTGGCGTACCTGCAAGGGCAAGACCCAGGCCGATAGCAGGATCGACTCTGGCACTAGTGCCGCGACTTTTTCCGCCATGCTCCGGCTGCGCAAGAGCTCTAGGCAGTTGTCGACGTAGTTGGTCCTGAACACGGGATAGTCGGCGGCGTCACTAGCGAAAACGCTGGTCTGGCTGGCCTGCGGGGTAATCATGAAGGTCGCCCGCGCCTGATAGATCGGCCGCCTGTGAGCGGTTAAAAGCACGTTTAGCCCTAGGACTGCACAGAATACGGCCAACGCCAGCCACTTCCGTTGGGCGACCTTCCCTAGGTAGTCGTAGAAGATCGACCACGTGTCTGAAGCTATCGGCATGCCCGGCTGCCGCCCACCCCTCAAGCCGGATGCCGGAGTCGCGGCTCTGTCTCTGTGTTCAGTCCCCGGACTCATTACCTGATCCCACTCCAAGTCAGCGTCGTGAAGACGAAACCCACGAGGGTCGCGACCTCGGAAACGGTTGCGAGGCCTCGGACGATGGAAGAGCACGTCGAGGTCGACACGCTGATCACGTCTCCGGGAGCAAGCGGAATGACCTGGCCGGGGTCCAGCATCGCCCGCAGGTTAACTCTCATCCGTTTCTGAGCGACAGCTTGAAAAAGTACCACCCGAGTCAGGTCTGCGTTGTCGGTCGGAACTCCCGCCGCTGAGACCAACCCGAAGATGTCCGGGGCGGAGACGGCGTCGGGAGAGCGCACCTGGCCCCAGACGCAGTGCTTGTAGCCCGGTTCTTGGGACCCGGCGGGTTGATCCACGACACTGCCGGCTAGGGCTAGCAGCGCAATCATGACTAGCCCCAGAAACGACAGAGAACACCGAGTCGTGCCAGAGAACGATCCCGCCACCCACCCTTTGTCGTCTCGGTGCCATTCGTAATTCATCCACATTCTGCGTTCTCGCCTCTGCATTCCAGCATCTGAACTACCGGCTTCAAGACTATCCCGCCATCGCCGCACGCGGCCCACTTCTCGCAGCCAAGCAGGCCCGCCTGACAATCTCGCAGATACGCATGAGGTCCTTCTCGGTCAGCGCCGACCCGCTCGGCAGACAGACCCCGTTCTCAAACAGACGCGCCGCCACGCCTCCGCCCCGGACTCGGCATCCCTTGAACACCGGCTGCAGGTGCATCGGCTTCCAGAGCGGCCGCGCCTCAATGTTCTCTGCCTCCAGCGCCTGCATGAGACCG
Coding sequences within:
- a CDS encoding polysaccharide biosynthesis tyrosine autokinase, giving the protein MPIASDTWSIFYDYLGKVAQRKWLALAVFCAVLGLNVLLTAHRRPIYQARATFMITPQASQTSVFASDAADYPVFRTNYVDNCLELLRSRSMAEKVAALVPESILLSAWVLPLQVRQTDVIELVASGPTRASAVAAANAYLDVYQQYDLEQSRAEVSATRQFIQDQLAVAVPRLDSFEQSLEQFKTSHRMANLDAETQDLVARQSEIAAAYQQADAEIEADQTQLAQVQEQINQAGQGTVDRMGGAASPLVASLQASINQLEVERANLMISGFGQASDRVRNLDRQIDSTRAQLKSAVRTYMNQQESGRPVGQLSAQLEAAVTLSAGLTAAKARKQALASVLSRYDASLERLPETERQLARLSRDVETERKVHSLLSERYEEERIQEAGTAPTVKTIDRAQGAFQTQPNVRSSLSLGVLLALALALGSVWVAEHLDTSIHGPRELEQRGYSVVGSIPRLSRVGRHRRRHGEDVTSHLVTHSDSESSGNETFRMLRSGLGFANAERPIRSIAVTSPGPSEGKSTIAVNLAAVLAQAGSRVLLVDADMRQPALHTFFKRPKEPGLSDVVASGDPAPAVFATGLDGLFCLPCGATPPSPSDLLTLSATRALLKRLEDEYDYVVIDTPPVMVAADTLIIGALADTTLLVVRSGRTALDALEDTRVALVDGGAHLSGIVVNDVKRSGRHGRHYYYYYKYHNRYAGHPADAAQPVKTEQTNSETRS